GCGAGCCCGGCGCCGTCGGCGACGAGGCGGCGGGCCCTATCTCGACGGGCGCGAGGTCGGCCATGGAGAGCGTCGGGTACAGCGGCGGGGCGGAGGGGGCGGGCCAAGGGTTAGCCTTCGAcgacggggaggaggaggaggaaggggagccGCGGGAGCGGGATTCCATGGGGACGGCGTCGGCGGGAGGGATTTATAGCTCGCCGGAGGAGGAAGGAAGGAAGAGCCGTGGGGCACGCGGCGACGGCGTGCCGGCGAGCGACGTGGCGCTTGTATAGGGCGCTCCGGCCGCGTACGTGGCGACGGGGAGGTGGGTGGGGTCCACGCGCTTGACGACGGTGGGGCCCGGTTTTGCGGTTGGGGTGGTTAGCTGGTTTTATTGGGTGGAGGCCGGCGGGCGCTCCGCTGTCCATGACCTGTGGAACCCCCTGTGCTGTACTTGGGTACCGGCCTGGCCGGAGTCCCACCTGTCGGTGAGTGGTGGCGGGTAACATTGGTGAGAGTTTAGAAGCGTGTGCGCATGCACACGGGCACGGCACGACCGCCCCACGTGGAGATCTCGTCGTCCAATCCAACCGCAGTCGACTGTTTCTCTCTGGCTGACGGGTGGGCCGTAGATTGCAGTCGGCAGGTGAGTGGCTCTGGTCGGCGCCGGTCACGACGGTCCGTTTATACTCCCTGCATCCCACAAATCAGTTCGTTCTGGGCTGTAGATCAGTTTTCACATATCTGTTCGTTTTGAGTGAACCACGGCTAAAGTAGACGAGTTTGCCCTGGCCTCTTCGGTTACCGCACGGGTCATTAATGCAGAGCGGCGCTAGCGCATGACTGCATGCAAGACGAGGACGGGCATTGAACACATGCAGCTCGCGCCTCGATCGCGTCGGCGCCGGAGTCCATCGCGCTGGAAAAGATGACGGCGGAGGTCGCGTCAAAGGCGAAAAACGCGGCCGAGTGCACAATTGCCATGCAAAATTCGTGACCTTTGCAAAAATGCCGAGCGTGGTAGGGATCGAACTGAGGCCTCCTAGATCAGGAGGCAGCGTGCATACCACCCCAGCTACGCACGGTTAGTGTATAAATGATACCCACAGCCCTATTTAATAAGGGCATACAGGGAAAAATACACTCTACTTAATTGCTCCTTGGTATCCTAAATCATGTCCAAAACGAACTGATttgtgggatggagggagtatcctTTTCTTTGATGGTTTTTTTCCCTGtgagcatcttcaagagtatcTAAAACACTCTCCTAATCCACGATTTTTAGCAGGATAGAAAAAAATCATCTCTAATATCTCCTAATTCATCTCCTAATCTTTTAGcacttgagaaaaaaaaaaccttcgTTGCGTGTAAAGATGCGCGGACTGGAAATCGCGCGTATCGGCGTGAAGGACGGGGAAAGAATAAAAAGTAATAAATGGTTCCTGATGTAAATATACAAGAGAAACAATTTAAAAAAGTGATtagaataatttagaaatagtatagaattcctgatataaaattgtattattattttaggagtggattattagaaactgttggagatgatcataTTTATTCCTCCCAATATCTTTTTAGGAGTCGGAAAACAACATATTTTTGGAAAGAGAAAATAGGGTATTCTTGGAGATAGCTCTAAAGAACACAATTCCCTCCTTGATGATTAAGGAAGCAACTTGGAGGCCAAGGGCAAGGGCAATGTTCCTTGCTCCATGGATTGGACTAGGGCAACTGGGCAAAGCGTAAGTGTCCTGGCGTGTGGGGAGGAGTCCTAACGTGTCACTCCCAATACGCAATTATACATGAATATCTTTGCCATAATTTTTGTTACCTGATGATATCAGTGATCAAACAGACAGCATGTTTAAGCAAAAAAATTAGTAAATTCTACGCGGAAAAAAAATCACAATACGATTACTTTGCACAGTCATTTATGCATCACACCATGGCATATTAGCagaaagagaaaacaaatcaTAGTACGAACACCAAAAATCTTAtgtgcacgcacactcaccccatACACAGAGCCAATAGATCTTCTGGTTTCAAATACATATTGTTTCTAACATAAATCTAAACAACATGGTCACGGGCATCCATCTAGCAAATGATTGTTGTTAATTTTTTTACGGCCTACTACACAGAGAAGACACTTAAAATCATATTTGTTGTCATTTGTTAGGTCTGGAGTCCTATGCATGACTTAACCTAACGAGCGACACTGAGATTGTTCTTAGGAGAACTAATTTCTTCTTCAACACCTTCTAGTTTTTTTAGGATGCTCATGTGTAGTAGGGCCCCAAAACCCCAATGTCTCTTGACTCCGTCCAATGTAGTTCAAATCTCAGTATGTGCATCTAATGTTGTATGCATCGTGCTGGCTGCAAAACTCTAGGTATTGATGTGCATGGATATCTACCGCATCGCATCCCCAGCGTGAGCATCGCCGCGTAGGGATACTCAGCCCTACACGCAGTAACGAGGCGAGAGTGCTCTGGGCGCATAGCTCTGAAGACGGCATTGTGTCTGTGCTTCCAGAGTTCCCAGCATACTAGCAGGAGCAGAGATGAGAACACTGCCCTTGGCATCTCAATTGTTGGGTTATTATTATAAATCAATCCATAATTTGAGACGTTTGGATGACCTTTAGATTATTTTAGCTGGTTACTATAATCTAGTCGGGATCAAACACATTTTTATAGCCTATAAAAGGACTTGTAGTGTCCTATTCATTCTAGGTTTTTATCTATCGAAACTCTTCTTACCGTATTTATTTTACTTACTTTTTTTTGAGTGGACCGTATTTATTTTACTATACCATTGGGGTTTGTTGATGCTGGCTGATGGACTAGGCTCAGAGAAATGTCGACGACAGCCATGCCGAGCAAATGGCCCGATATGCCCAGCCCAACCCATTCCGTGTCCCACGACAATATTCTGATTCTAACCTTTTAATTTCCTATTGCATCTACCGTTTTCAACTTTCGCAACATCGCCAAATTTCCCTCAAAAAAGCCTATACTAGAAGCAGACACCTGTCGTTCAAAAactgaaagaagaagaagaagatatatCTTTCACAAGAAGCCATCTCGAATAACCAAAAGCAAAAACGCCAGGGAATATATGCCGTTTCAGTTGCGTTGCATGGGCAATGAGCAACAACGCACCAGGAGAGGAGATATATATATTTACAAGTCCGAGTCAGATCAGATAATCTAGCGGAGAATAAGACGAGATAAAGGTTTGCGAGGTCCCGTTCTTTGCGACCCCAGATTCGATTCCGCAGGGATGGCCTGCAATCATCCACTGACGCGACGGATACCGTAAATTCTTGCACTCGTAAAAATCCCCATTCCTACGCCTTTACCGATTCCATTCCATGGCTTCCCGTGTGGTGTAAATAAAacgagagagcgagagaggaaAAAAAAAGGGTGAAGATGACAAGGAATTGCAAAGCAGAGCATATGTATGTAAGATCATGGAGACATTTCAGCTTCAAACTTTACTAATATATGCACATATTCATTCAGCTACCCAAATGGCCCCCAATCGCATCGCAATACGAACGCTACTTTCACCTTCCAGGATCACGAGTAGCCACCTGCTGGTTATTAGTCGTAGTACACATCCATCCATCACACACgataaaaaaaaaaccaaaattaGCCGCTAATAAATCGCAGGCGTTAACCCCGGATCATGCACCGTTAATCATCCATAGCCGGGAGAGTTGTTGAGGTTTCAGAAGGCGTGGAGGACGTCGGGCTGGGCCGCGGCGGAGGTGGAGAGCATGTGGACAACCTCGCGCATGGTGGGCCGGGCCGTGCTGGCCTCCTCCACGCACGCCATGGCCACCTTGTAGAGGTCCGCCAGCAGCGGCACCGGCTCCGGCGCCAGGCGCCGGTCCGCCACCGCCAGGGCGGGCTCCGCAGCGGTGGCGTCCGGGAGCTCCGCGGTCACCTTGCGCACCCAGTGCACGATGTCCACGCCGTCGCCGAAGCTGCCCACGGGGCGGCGACCCGCGATGAGCTCCAGCAGCACcacgccgaagctgtacacgtcgctcTTCTCGTCCACGCGCAGGGTGTACGCGTACTCTGCATGCGAGTCGGATCACATCACAAGGCTTGTAAACGTCACTTGAAGTGATTACAGTTTTCTTCTGAATACATGAATTGCTGCTAAGAGTTTACTGTGTCTAAGATCACAAATCCTTGCCCcatgcatacacatgcacatcaaAGTAAATGACTCCAGCCAAAAAAAAAgcagcaatttaaattttgaatttgatTGAACTTATTTAAGTTTAgtaaccaagtttatagaaaatattattaaATATTATAACTCAAAGTAGATAGATTCTAAAGTACATTTTTTAATTAGTCTAATAACAATGTTAATATTTTGATAGATTTAGTAAGATTTAAAAATGTTAAGACTCTTTTGCATTTTTTTAGACGGACAGAGCACTGAAGAGTGAAGCCGACATATTTATGAGGCACCTGACAAGTCAAACATGTGGGCAGATCTGCTCCAGGCAAGGTGCCATGGACATGGAAGGGAAGCTTTTTAACCCCTGTCGGATCAAGCTAGCTGCATGAAAAGGCCCACAAGGATACACACAAACAAACCAAGGCAGGTCTTTTGTCCCCCCCATCGAGCTCCACAAGATAACAACAAGATCTGCTTCTAGGACATGCCAAATCCAAGCTCTACTACAATCCAAGGAACAGAGCTAGAGCAAGACACTAACCACATTGATTAGCCACTGTCTCCATCTAAGGATACACACAAACAAACCAAGGCAGGTCTTTTGTCCCCCCCATCGAGCTCCACAAGATAACAACAAGATCTGCTTCTAGGACATGCCAAATCCAAGCTCTACTACAATCCAAGGAACAGAGCTAGAGCAAGACACTAACCACATTGATTAGCCACTGTCTCCATCTAAGGATACACACAAACAAACCAAGGCAGGTCTTTTGTCCCCCCCATCGAGCTCCACAAGATAACAACAAGATCTGCTTCTAGGACATGCCAAATCCAAGCTCTACTACAATCCAAGGAACAGAGCTAGAGCAAGACACTAACCACATTGATTAGCCACTGTCTCCATCTATCTCCAGTGTTACTACTACACTAGTACAGCCATGCATTGCAACAGTGAGTTTGATTGAACGCGTGGTTTGCAGTGAGTTTTGTTACCTGGGGCGATGTAGCCGTAGGAGCCGGCGATGGCGGACATGCACTCGGACGtggcgccgccgcccgcgccgccgaGGAACTTGGCGAGGCCGAAGTCAGCGACGTGCGCCTCGAAGGCGGAATCGAGCAGGATATTGTTGGACTTGACGTCGCGGTGGATGATCCTGGGCGCGCAGTCGTGGTGCAGGTAGCAGAGGCCGCGCGCCGCCTCGACTGCGACGCGCGCCCTGGCCTCCCACCCGAGGTGGCCGCCCTTGCCGCCGTGCAGCATCTCGCCGAGGGAGCCGTTGGGCATGTACTCGTACAGCAGCAGGTTGGTCTCCCGGTTGGAGACGAACCCGAGCAGGCGCACGATGTTGCGGTGCCGGATGCGGCCCAGCGTGGTGACCTCCGCCGTGAACCCGCGGTCGTGGTCGCCGCACCCTCGCCCCACGAGCCGCTTGATCGCCAGCTCGGCGCCGCCGCGGGTCACGCCGTGGTACACGATCCCCGCGCCGCCCTTGCCGATGatgttgtcctctttcaggctCTCCACCACGTCGTCCGCCGAGAAGTCCAGCTTCTGGAACGCCGTCATCTTCCAGGCGCCCGAACGCCGCCGCGCCGCCTCGCGCCACGCCTCGCGTGCCTTCCGCGCGCCCAGGATGGCCAGGaccaggaggatgaggaggacgaaAAGCCACACCAGCAACTTTTTCGTGTTCCACCGACGCAGCGAGAACGGCGAACGCGCGCCGCCGGCCGATGGCGAGCACGGGCCGCTGGCGAAGGGCGCGCCGCACAGCCCCGGGTTGCCGACGAACGAGCTCTCGTTGAACACCAGGAACTGGCCCTGCATCGGCACGGGGCCCCACAGCTGGTTGTAGGACACGTCCAGCGTCGTGAGGCTCGTCATGTTGGACATCGCCGGCGGCAGTTCGCCGGATAACCTGTTCCTCGACACGTTGAGCGTGCACAGGATCTTGAGCGACGTCACGGTGTCCGGTATCTCGCCGGTGAGGCCGTTCCGGCTGAGGTCGATGGCGCCGAGGGAGCCGCAGCCCATGAGCTCCCTCGGGATGCCGCCCGTGAGCGCGTTGCCGCTGGCGTTGAGCCTGGTGAGGTTCCGCAGCCTGCCGATCTCCGGCGGTAGGGGCCCCAAGAAGTTGTTCGACTCCAGGGACAGCGTCTGCAGCGCGAGGAGGTTGCCGATGGCGGCGGGGATGCGGCCGCCAATCCCATTGTTCCCCAGCATGAGCATGCCGATCTTGTCGCCGGCAATCACGTCAggcagctcgccggtgagcatgtTGTCGGTTAGCTCGAGCATGTTCGCTTGGGGAAGGTCGAAGAGCCCGGGCGGGACAGGGCCGGTCAGCAAGTTCTTGCCGAGGCGGACGTGCGTGAGCGTCTTGCAGTCGCCGAGCGAGTCCGGAATGCTGCCGAAGAAGGCGTTGTCCATGAGCACGAGCAGCTGCAGGTTCCGTCCGGCGCAGAGGTCCGGAGGTATGGTTCCCGTGAGGTGGTTCCCGGTGACGTCCAGAGTCTTGAGTCGTCCGTTCCTGCCGAGCGCGGGCGGGAGGCTGCCGGTGAGGTTGTTGTCCCACACCTGCAGCACCTCGAGGAACGGGAACTCGCCGACGAAGTCCGGTATCTCGCCGCGGAGGTGGTTACGGAAGAGGTTGAGCAGCGTGAGGTTAGTGAGGCCGGCGAAGCTGGCGGGTATCTCGCCGCTCAGGTCGTTGATGGAGAGGTCGAGCGACTGGAGGCTGTTGAGCGCGCCGAGCTCCGGCGGTATCACCCCCGTGAGCTGGTTCATGGCGAGGAAGAGCGTGTCGAGGCGGGACAGGCGCGCGAGCTCCGG
The nucleotide sequence above comes from Miscanthus floridulus cultivar M001 chromosome 18, ASM1932011v1, whole genome shotgun sequence. Encoded proteins:
- the LOC136522062 gene encoding leucine-rich repeat receptor-like kinase protein THICK TASSEL DWARF1, which produces MPLPILLCFLLLLTAAPASATPERDAYTLSRLKASLVPSTSTNSTSAAAALSDWDPAATPPAHCAFTGVTCDAATSRVVAINLTAVPLHSGALPPEVALLDALTSLTIAACSLHGRVPPALASMPALRHLNLSNNNLSGPFPSPPSASTSIPYFPALELVDVYNNNLSGPLPPLGAPHARTLRYLHLGGNYFNGSIPDTFGDLAALEYLGLNGNALSGRVPPSLSRLTRLREMYVGYYNQYSAGVPPEFGALQSLVRLDMSSCTLTGPIPPELARLSRLDTLFLAMNQLTGVIPPELGALNSLQSLDLSINDLSGEIPASFAGLTNLTLLNLFRNHLRGEIPDFVGEFPFLEVLQVWDNNLTGSLPPALGRNGRLKTLDVTGNHLTGTIPPDLCAGRNLQLLVLMDNAFFGSIPDSLGDCKTLTHVRLGKNLLTGPVPPGLFDLPQANMLELTDNMLTGELPDVIAGDKIGMLMLGNNGIGGRIPAAIGNLLALQTLSLESNNFLGPLPPEIGRLRNLTRLNASGNALTGGIPRELMGCGSLGAIDLSRNGLTGEIPDTVTSLKILCTLNVSRNRLSGELPPAMSNMTSLTTLDVSYNQLWGPVPMQGQFLVFNESSFVGNPGLCGAPFASGPCSPSAGGARSPFSLRRWNTKKLLVWLFVLLILLVLAILGARKAREAWREAARRRSGAWKMTAFQKLDFSADDVVESLKEDNIIGKGGAGIVYHGVTRGGAELAIKRLVGRGCGDHDRGFTAEVTTLGRIRHRNIVRLLGFVSNRETNLLLYEYMPNGSLGEMLHGGKGGHLGWEARARVAVEAARGLCYLHHDCAPRIIHRDVKSNNILLDSAFEAHVADFGLAKFLGGAGGGATSECMSAIAGSYGYIAPEYAYTLRVDEKSDVYSFGVVLLELIAGRRPVGSFGDGVDIVHWVRKVTAELPDATAAEPALAVADRRLAPEPVPLLADLYKVAMACVEEASTARPTMREVVHMLSTSAAAQPDVLHAF